The proteins below are encoded in one region of Sporichthyaceae bacterium:
- a CDS encoding helix-turn-helix domain-containing protein gives MTRYPLSAEHGAPHMLDTGTAGFSGDPRLVELARSGAAPPGMACTDLHKLTLLSMLMTERPERDIVELALATVPTLLACDDVHLHLTEGGWIPGPPSDAALAAVPAADAEGLPVRLAGATAGWAVPVRSLRLALGHLVVVGPAEPDDDALFAVQVLAQQLAVALDNARRHARELALADELAVVNSSLADKVDRVGRILHMHERLITVAADGDVAAITAAVGELTGHPVALDVGDGTLDPATGDWSGQVARSPRARERLVERLRREPRSVRDGDQLVALVGRRTPAAALLQLADPGRTAGDYEALVLEYAAAIAAVELARSAKLSAAERQLRADLVDELLLGMPEAVARARAEALSVDLDAPRRVVLLRPACPQADPVSLESLRSAIGRLLGRHAESVLSVVRGRELICLAPAALSWTDSLKELRTEAGVGPWRVAVGSLCRSVPQFPTSLRHARQAAALTEHTDRELVCFDDLGIHRLLALNNDAGDLDDYIEEWLGALIQYGSRNHAAADLVGTLRSYFNSGASITGTAGVLHLHESTVKYRLQRIVDITGHDLSDPATRFAMQVAVHALEAREALGPRIG, from the coding sequence TTGACCAGGTACCCACTCTCGGCCGAGCACGGAGCGCCCCACATGCTCGACACCGGCACGGCCGGTTTCTCCGGTGACCCGCGCCTGGTGGAGCTGGCCCGTTCCGGCGCGGCGCCACCCGGGATGGCGTGCACGGACCTGCACAAGCTCACCCTGCTCTCGATGCTGATGACCGAGCGCCCGGAGCGGGACATCGTCGAACTCGCCCTGGCCACCGTGCCCACGCTGCTGGCCTGCGACGACGTCCACCTGCACCTGACCGAGGGCGGCTGGATCCCGGGCCCGCCGAGCGACGCGGCGCTGGCCGCCGTGCCGGCTGCCGACGCCGAGGGCCTGCCGGTGCGGTTGGCCGGCGCGACGGCCGGCTGGGCGGTGCCGGTGCGCAGCCTGCGGCTCGCGCTGGGCCACCTGGTGGTCGTGGGCCCGGCCGAGCCCGACGACGATGCACTGTTCGCCGTCCAGGTCCTGGCCCAGCAGTTGGCCGTCGCTCTGGACAACGCTCGCCGGCACGCCCGGGAACTGGCGCTGGCCGACGAGCTCGCCGTGGTCAACTCGAGCCTGGCCGACAAGGTCGACCGGGTCGGCCGGATCCTGCACATGCACGAGCGGCTGATCACGGTGGCCGCCGACGGCGACGTCGCGGCGATCACCGCGGCGGTGGGGGAGCTGACCGGGCATCCGGTGGCCCTGGACGTCGGCGACGGGACTCTGGATCCGGCCACCGGCGACTGGTCCGGCCAAGTCGCACGCTCCCCACGGGCCCGCGAGCGGCTCGTCGAGCGGCTGCGCCGCGAGCCCCGTTCGGTGCGCGACGGCGACCAGTTGGTCGCCCTGGTCGGGCGCCGCACGCCTGCCGCCGCACTGCTGCAACTGGCCGACCCGGGCCGAACTGCAGGCGACTACGAGGCGCTGGTGCTCGAGTACGCCGCCGCGATCGCCGCCGTCGAACTGGCCCGATCGGCGAAGTTGTCCGCGGCCGAGCGCCAACTGCGTGCGGATCTGGTCGACGAGCTGCTGCTGGGCATGCCGGAGGCGGTGGCCCGGGCCCGGGCCGAGGCACTCAGCGTCGACCTGGACGCGCCTCGTCGGGTGGTCCTGCTGCGCCCGGCCTGCCCGCAGGCCGACCCGGTGTCCCTCGAGTCGCTGCGCAGCGCCATCGGACGGCTGCTCGGCCGGCACGCCGAATCGGTCCTGTCCGTCGTGCGCGGACGTGAGCTGATCTGCCTGGCCCCAGCTGCGCTGTCCTGGACCGACAGCCTCAAGGAGCTGCGGACCGAGGCCGGTGTCGGACCGTGGCGGGTGGCCGTCGGCAGCTTGTGCCGGAGCGTCCCGCAGTTCCCGACCAGCCTGCGGCACGCCCGACAGGCCGCCGCTCTGACTGAGCACACCGACCGGGAACTGGTGTGCTTCGACGATCTCGGCATCCATCGGCTGCTGGCGCTGAACAACGACGCCGGCGACCTGGACGACTACATCGAGGAGTGGCTCGGCGCGCTGATCCAGTACGGCAGCCGCAACCACGCGGCGGCCGACCTGGTCGGGACACTACGCAGTTACTTCAACTCCGGAGCCTCGATCACCGGCACTGCGGGAGTGCTGCACCTGCACGAGAGCACCGTGAAGTACCGCCTGCAGCGCATCGTCGACATCACCGGGCACGACCTGTCGGACCCGGCCACCAGATTTGCCATGCAGGTCGCCGTCCACGCGCTGGAGGCCCGAGAGGCACTCGGACCCCGAATTGGCTGA
- a CDS encoding type II toxin-antitoxin system VapC family toxin, protein MIVIESSAMVDALVDDPANPELLALIAGSDLHAPSLIDYEVASALRGHLLGGKLAEEQLEDATEDFTALHIERYPLSAMIRDVLDLRENFTVYDAAYVVLAQALEVPLITVDGKLAAARQIGVDVRVLRPPQ, encoded by the coding sequence GTGATCGTCATCGAGTCGTCAGCGATGGTCGACGCGCTTGTTGACGATCCGGCCAACCCGGAGTTGCTGGCCCTCATTGCGGGCAGCGATCTGCACGCGCCCTCGCTGATCGATTACGAGGTGGCGAGCGCGCTGCGGGGTCATCTGCTCGGTGGGAAACTTGCCGAGGAACAACTCGAGGATGCGACCGAGGACTTCACCGCGCTGCACATCGAGCGGTATCCGTTGTCAGCCATGATCCGCGATGTCCTGGACCTGAGGGAAAACTTCACGGTCTACGACGCGGCGTATGTAGTGCTTGCGCAAGCGCTGGAGGTCCCGCTGATCACCGTCGACGGCAAGCTGGCCGCAGCTCGCCAGATCGGTGTCGACGTACGCGTTCTCCGACCGCCTCAGTAG
- a CDS encoding bifunctional RNase H/acid phosphatase, producing MTRATGRRLVVEADGAARGNPGPASYGAVVRDADTGEVLAERADVLGETTNNVAEYSGLIAALEAAFELDRDASVEVRMDSKLVIEQMAGRWGVKHPNLKPLASRAWSLIPASEQVRWTWVPRAQNGHADRLANAALDGTTASVVAARPAPAGAAVESDPTAAEAVGPRPKIIGWAQDLGSSTTMLLLRHGETEHTAARRFSGGSSDPALSEVGLEQARRVAARLARRGGIDVVVSSPMRRAQQTAAAVAQELGLTVETEADLRECDFGAWDGLTFAAVRSGWPEELAAWLADPALPPPGGESLTQVARRVDAALRRVLDRRAGRGVLVVAHVTPIKLIIRTALDAPMHLVHRLQLAPASLSTVAWYADGNSALHSFNDTGHLEPGEDGR from the coding sequence GTGACCCGGGCGACCGGCCGCCGCCTGGTGGTCGAGGCGGACGGCGCGGCCCGGGGCAATCCCGGCCCTGCCTCCTACGGGGCGGTGGTCCGCGACGCGGACACCGGCGAGGTGCTGGCCGAGCGGGCCGACGTGCTCGGGGAGACCACGAACAACGTCGCCGAGTACTCCGGGCTGATCGCCGCGCTCGAGGCGGCCTTCGAGCTCGACCGGGACGCCAGCGTCGAGGTCCGGATGGACTCGAAGCTGGTCATCGAGCAGATGGCCGGCCGCTGGGGCGTCAAGCACCCCAACCTCAAACCCCTGGCCTCGCGGGCCTGGTCGCTGATCCCGGCGTCCGAGCAAGTCCGGTGGACGTGGGTGCCGCGAGCCCAGAACGGCCACGCGGACCGGCTTGCCAACGCCGCGCTGGACGGCACGACCGCGTCGGTCGTCGCAGCGCGTCCGGCGCCGGCCGGGGCGGCGGTTGAGAGCGACCCGACGGCGGCCGAGGCGGTCGGCCCCCGGCCGAAGATCATCGGCTGGGCTCAGGACCTCGGCTCGAGCACGACGATGCTGCTGCTGCGCCACGGGGAGACCGAGCACACCGCCGCCCGGCGGTTCTCCGGCGGCTCGTCGGACCCGGCGCTGTCGGAGGTCGGCCTGGAGCAGGCCCGGCGGGTGGCCGCGCGGCTGGCCCGGCGCGGCGGCATCGACGTGGTCGTGTCCTCCCCGATGCGCCGGGCGCAGCAGACCGCGGCGGCGGTGGCACAGGAGCTCGGGCTCACCGTCGAGACCGAGGCAGACCTGCGCGAGTGCGACTTCGGCGCGTGGGACGGGCTGACCTTCGCCGCCGTCCGGTCCGGGTGGCCCGAGGAGCTCGCGGCCTGGCTGGCCGACCCGGCCCTGCCGCCCCCGGGCGGGGAGAGCCTGACCCAGGTCGCCCGTCGGGTCGACGCCGCTCTGCGGCGGGTGCTGGACCGCCGCGCCGGTCGCGGGGTGCTCGTGGTTGCCCACGTCACCCCGATAAAACTGATCATCCGCACTGCTCTGGACGCCCCGATGCACCTGGTGCACCGGCTCCAACTGGCGCCGGCGTCGCTGTCGACGGTGGCCTGGTACGCGGACGGCAACAGCGCGCTGCACTCGTTCAACGACACCGGACATCTGGAGCCGGGGGAGGACGGCAGATGA
- a CDS encoding MEDS domain-containing protein — protein sequence MTVPVGQPPSDLDSPGEGAHFAVLCADPGERQNLLATYLAGAVRRGENAVCVTAEAPEELRARVARRTGGDPAAGVDVVPTVGSYLHDGRFSGEFMLGWLAELAAQSPIGSTEPRGCIAGVLDWVDDLDPAGYQDLFRYESTLNLLAPTSRHSLACFYDLARLPAAEVVNVMRAHPRLVVSGQVWNSPFYDDEDLRPLPLPDPGGPAGGTG from the coding sequence ATGACTGTTCCCGTCGGGCAACCGCCCTCGGACCTGGACTCACCGGGCGAGGGCGCGCACTTCGCTGTGCTGTGCGCCGATCCGGGCGAGCGGCAGAACCTGCTTGCCACCTACCTCGCCGGGGCTGTCCGCCGGGGTGAGAACGCGGTGTGCGTGACCGCCGAGGCGCCCGAGGAGCTGCGCGCGCGGGTGGCCCGCCGGACCGGCGGTGACCCCGCCGCGGGGGTCGACGTGGTCCCGACCGTCGGCTCCTACCTGCACGACGGACGGTTCTCCGGGGAGTTCATGCTCGGCTGGCTGGCCGAGCTGGCCGCCCAGTCCCCGATCGGCAGCACAGAACCGCGGGGGTGCATCGCCGGGGTGCTGGACTGGGTGGACGACCTCGACCCGGCCGGGTATCAGGACCTGTTCCGCTACGAGTCGACGTTGAACCTGCTGGCCCCCACCTCCCGGCACAGCCTGGCCTGCTTCTACGACTTGGCCCGGCTGCCGGCCGCCGAGGTCGTGAACGTGATGCGGGCCCATCCTCGTCTGGTGGTTTCCGGTCAGGTCTGGAACAGTCCGTTCTACGACGACGAGGACCTGCGGCCCTTGCCGTTGCCGGACCCCGGCGGCCCCGCCGGTGGAACCGGTTGA
- a CDS encoding C4-type zinc ribbon domain-containing protein produces the protein MLDLADLDQRLDRLAHRRAALPETVTCAELTSRQVTVGDLLIAARTEESDIGREQLKAEADVDAVRTRAARDQQRLDNGSVTSAKELESLQSELVSLARRQGDLEDAVLEIMERREGAATRAGELTGERDSIGADLIRVSADRDKALAQIDDEVTTLRGERNMLAGGLPGDLVTLYEKIRASSDGVGAAALRRGRCDGCRVELSTVDLNTIRTAADDLVIRCEECRRILVRVPDSGL, from the coding sequence TTGCTCGATCTGGCCGACTTGGACCAGCGGTTGGACCGTCTGGCGCACCGCCGCGCCGCCCTGCCGGAGACCGTCACCTGCGCCGAGCTGACGTCGCGTCAGGTCACGGTCGGCGACCTGCTGATCGCCGCCCGGACCGAGGAGTCGGACATCGGCCGGGAGCAGCTCAAGGCCGAGGCCGACGTCGACGCGGTCCGGACCCGGGCGGCGCGCGACCAGCAGCGGCTGGACAACGGGTCGGTCACCTCGGCCAAGGAACTCGAGAGTCTGCAGTCGGAGTTGGTCAGCCTGGCCCGTCGGCAGGGCGATCTGGAGGACGCGGTCCTGGAGATCATGGAACGGCGCGAGGGCGCCGCGACGCGGGCCGGGGAACTGACCGGCGAACGCGACTCGATCGGCGCCGATCTGATCCGGGTCTCCGCCGATCGCGACAAGGCGCTGGCCCAGATCGACGACGAGGTCACCACCTTGCGCGGCGAGCGCAACATGCTGGCCGGCGGACTCCCGGGCGACCTGGTCACGCTCTACGAGAAGATCCGCGCCTCCTCCGACGGCGTCGGCGCCGCGGCCCTGCGCCGCGGCCGCTGCGACGGCTGCCGGGTGGAGCTGTCGACCGTCGACCTGAACACGATCAGGACCGCCGCGGACGACCTGGTGATCCGCTGCGAGGAGTGTCGGCGGATCCTGGTCCGCGTTCCCGACTCGGGGCTGTGA
- a CDS encoding thrombospondin type 3 repeat-containing protein, translating to MAKHSSRRPRTAAVRRSLSAVAIAGLLLGVPVTAAAAGASCGDWGCPDDQPRLSRPVPPAEPAGAWGDEDWDHDGIPNRLDNCPLVPNPDQQPAVRPAGAVLDPLAVQWKAAHPNSGFRTADQLGEACSDWNGHWHRTEEAQILAPEAVKRQLFAWEGEGGPMFGPDTLVYGGPVCTDMNVWPRMGEYYFGSPEYEFPTPAEFGCPDGGFSRPGQDFVAANIWGGKRLFTPTQAGGQITNRFFPSVSESPVAEPMLPYAPDQWFPHKHPQTVLGHVIRGRSYVDGRPAIILDWRANSGENFGGYPIANTGMPGFGQFLVYDECRGLQEGVWTCNANADIVRSSTDRKLFQFAWMMFQKLDPSIPGWKAWEAANPQWSNATDYGFTR from the coding sequence ATGGCAAAGCACTCGTCACGTCGCCCCCGGACGGCAGCCGTGCGCAGGTCGCTGTCCGCGGTCGCGATAGCGGGACTGCTGCTCGGAGTGCCGGTGACCGCCGCCGCGGCCGGCGCCTCCTGCGGCGACTGGGGTTGCCCCGACGACCAGCCGCGCCTGTCGCGGCCCGTCCCGCCCGCCGAACCGGCCGGCGCCTGGGGGGACGAGGACTGGGACCACGACGGGATCCCGAACCGGTTGGACAACTGCCCGCTGGTGCCCAACCCGGATCAGCAGCCAGCCGTGCGCCCGGCCGGCGCGGTGCTCGACCCGCTCGCCGTGCAGTGGAAAGCCGCCCACCCCAACTCCGGGTTCCGGACCGCGGACCAACTCGGCGAAGCCTGCTCGGACTGGAACGGCCACTGGCACCGAACCGAGGAGGCGCAGATCCTGGCGCCGGAGGCAGTCAAGCGCCAGTTGTTCGCTTGGGAGGGCGAGGGCGGCCCGATGTTCGGCCCGGACACGCTGGTCTACGGCGGCCCGGTGTGCACCGACATGAACGTCTGGCCGCGGATGGGCGAGTACTACTTCGGCTCGCCGGAGTACGAGTTCCCCACGCCTGCCGAGTTCGGCTGCCCGGACGGCGGTTTCAGCCGGCCCGGCCAGGATTTCGTCGCCGCCAACATCTGGGGCGGCAAGCGGCTGTTCACCCCGACTCAGGCCGGCGGCCAGATCACCAACCGGTTCTTCCCGTCGGTCTCGGAGAGCCCGGTCGCCGAGCCGATGCTGCCCTATGCGCCCGATCAATGGTTCCCGCACAAGCACCCGCAGACCGTGCTGGGCCACGTGATCCGCGGCCGCAGCTACGTCGACGGCCGACCGGCGATCATCCTGGACTGGCGGGCCAACTCCGGGGAGAACTTCGGCGGCTACCCCATCGCCAACACCGGGATGCCCGGGTTCGGCCAGTTCCTGGTCTACGACGAGTGCCGCGGCCTTCAGGAAGGCGTGTGGACGTGCAACGCCAACGCCGACATCGTGCGCTCGTCGACCGATCGCAAGCTGTTCCAGTTCGCCTGGATGATGTTCCAGAAGCTCGACCCGTCGATCCCGGGCTGGAAGGCCTGGGAGGCCGCCAACCCGCAGTGGAGCAACGCGACCGATTACGGGTTCACCCGCTGA
- a CDS encoding peroxiredoxin, which translates to MAYRQCMALEGKPVEIGDRAPDFTLRDHHNVQIALSDLRGQAVLLVFYPLAFTGICSGELNLIQSEIDAFQNERTQVLAVSVDSPYALRVFSDTQGLRFPLLSDFWPHGAVATSYGVFDADAGVATRATFLIDSGGVVRWKIVSDLGRPRNQADYHAALANLYAAEFA; encoded by the coding sequence GTGGCGTACCGTCAATGCATGGCTCTGGAGGGCAAGCCGGTGGAGATCGGCGACCGTGCGCCCGACTTCACCCTTCGCGACCATCACAACGTCCAGATCGCACTGTCCGACCTGCGTGGGCAAGCGGTCCTGCTGGTGTTCTACCCGTTGGCCTTCACCGGGATCTGCTCCGGTGAGCTCAACCTGATCCAGTCGGAGATCGACGCGTTCCAGAACGAGCGCACCCAGGTGCTCGCGGTCTCGGTCGACTCCCCGTACGCGCTGCGCGTGTTCTCGGACACCCAGGGTCTGAGGTTCCCGCTGCTTTCGGACTTCTGGCCGCACGGCGCCGTGGCCACTTCTTACGGCGTCTTCGACGCCGACGCAGGCGTGGCGACCCGGGCGACATTCCTCATCGACTCGGGGGGCGTCGTGCGCTGGAAGATCGTGAGCGATCTCGGTCGCCCGCGTAATCAGGCCGATTACCACGCCGCTCTCGCTAATCTCTACGCTGCCGAGTTCGCCTGA
- a CDS encoding limonene-1,2-epoxide hydrolase family protein, producing the protein MNAELVVADFFARLDVADFEKSRLAFGESITEDCVWMNSGFPTCEGKAACLGFWDGFNQASGFVGLRVEMIAAAVTGTTVVTERIDHLLNAAGEVFASIPLAGVLVVRDGKIAAWRDYFDPRPLMG; encoded by the coding sequence GTGAATGCTGAGCTGGTCGTAGCCGATTTCTTCGCGCGCCTGGACGTGGCCGACTTCGAGAAGAGCCGGCTGGCCTTCGGCGAGTCGATCACCGAGGACTGCGTATGGATGAACAGCGGATTTCCGACGTGTGAGGGCAAGGCGGCCTGTCTGGGCTTCTGGGACGGGTTCAACCAGGCCTCCGGCTTCGTCGGCCTGCGCGTGGAGATGATCGCGGCCGCCGTGACGGGCACCACCGTCGTGACCGAGCGGATCGATCACCTGCTGAACGCGGCCGGCGAGGTCTTCGCCTCGATCCCGTTGGCCGGGGTGCTGGTCGTGCGCGACGGCAAGATCGCCGCCTGGCGCGACTACTTCGACCCGCGCCCGCTGATGGGCTGA
- a CDS encoding Nif3-like dinuclear metal center hexameric protein: MPDRSSADAAPARLGEIVGILAGRYDPSLAASWDAIGLVCGDPDTLVRRVLFAVDPVAAVVDEALEWGAELLVTHHPLFLRPVHGVAATTPKGRVVHRLLGAGCGLLVAHTNADSARPGVSDALAAALGLPAGRPLDPLPGPELDKLVTFVPHAAAEAVLDALATAGAGAIGDYDRCAFGAPGIGTFRPLPGANPAIGSVGAIETVAETRLETVLPRSARAAVVAALRAAHPYEEPAFDVFELAALPSGCGIGRVVDLDRPETLADFVDRAARGLPATSAGIRVAGDPDRPIRRVAVCGGAGDSLLGAAAAIGADVFLTADLRHHPASEATQGGGPALVDVAHWASEWPWLADAAAVLRDGLRDRPGPAATTVETRVSTTVTDPWTLHRPYPVEEER; the protein is encoded by the coding sequence GTGCCCGACCGCAGCTCCGCCGACGCCGCGCCGGCTCGTCTCGGCGAGATCGTCGGCATCCTCGCCGGCCGTTACGACCCATCGCTGGCCGCCTCCTGGGACGCGATCGGACTGGTCTGCGGCGACCCGGACACGCTCGTGCGTCGGGTGTTGTTCGCGGTAGACCCGGTGGCGGCAGTGGTCGACGAAGCGCTCGAGTGGGGTGCCGAGTTGTTGGTGACCCACCACCCGCTGTTCCTGCGCCCGGTCCACGGGGTCGCCGCCACGACGCCCAAGGGCCGCGTGGTGCACCGTCTGCTCGGTGCCGGGTGCGGGTTGCTGGTCGCGCACACCAACGCCGATTCCGCCCGCCCCGGCGTCTCCGACGCGCTGGCCGCCGCGCTCGGCCTGCCGGCCGGTCGGCCGCTGGACCCGCTGCCGGGACCGGAGCTGGACAAGCTGGTCACGTTCGTCCCGCACGCCGCGGCCGAGGCGGTCCTGGATGCGCTGGCCACCGCGGGCGCCGGGGCCATCGGGGACTACGACCGGTGCGCGTTCGGCGCACCCGGCATCGGCACGTTCCGGCCGTTGCCCGGCGCGAACCCGGCCATCGGCTCGGTGGGTGCGATCGAGACCGTGGCCGAGACCCGGTTGGAGACCGTGCTGCCGCGCTCGGCCCGCGCCGCCGTGGTCGCGGCCCTGCGCGCCGCCCACCCGTACGAGGAGCCGGCCTTCGATGTGTTCGAGCTGGCCGCGCTGCCCTCGGGGTGCGGCATCGGCCGGGTCGTCGACCTGGACCGCCCGGAGACCCTCGCGGACTTCGTCGACCGGGCGGCCCGTGGACTGCCCGCCACCTCGGCCGGGATCCGCGTGGCCGGCGACCCGGACCGCCCGATTCGTCGGGTGGCGGTCTGCGGCGGCGCCGGCGACTCGCTGCTCGGTGCGGCCGCGGCGATCGGTGCCGATGTGTTCCTGACCGCCGACCTGCGGCACCACCCGGCCTCGGAGGCGACGCAGGGCGGCGGCCCGGCGCTGGTCGACGTCGCGCACTGGGCCAGTGAGTGGCCGTGGCTGGCCGATGCCGCGGCGGTGTTGCGCGACGGGTTGCGCGATCGCCCTGGTCCGGCCGCGACTACGGTGGAGACCCGGGTATCGACGACGGTGACCGATCCCTGGACCCTGCACAGGCCGTACCCGGTCGAGGAGGAACGCTGA
- a CDS encoding ATP-binding protein — MNTTRRESSRPVPSCSGNGPRFCVELDPARRAGEMALVRDAMREWLREADVDDRVAAEILVAAGEACANVLEHSGARRTDAAPAGWIEACLDDGFVHVVIADNGRWIERSPAAFERRNRGRGRLLMAGLMDECEISTSGSGTTVTLRKALPPGSR; from the coding sequence GTGAACACGACGCGACGGGAGTCGTCCAGACCGGTGCCCTCGTGCTCGGGCAACGGACCCCGATTCTGCGTCGAGCTCGACCCGGCGCGGCGAGCCGGCGAGATGGCCCTGGTGCGCGACGCCATGAGGGAATGGCTGCGTGAGGCCGACGTCGACGACCGCGTCGCCGCGGAGATCCTGGTCGCCGCCGGCGAGGCGTGCGCGAACGTCCTGGAGCACTCGGGTGCCCGACGTACCGACGCGGCCCCGGCGGGCTGGATCGAGGCCTGCCTCGACGACGGCTTCGTGCACGTCGTCATCGCGGACAACGGGCGCTGGATCGAGCGCAGCCCAGCGGCCTTCGAGCGCCGCAACCGCGGCCGGGGCAGGCTGCTCATGGCCGGACTCATGGACGAGTGCGAGATCTCGACGAGCGGTTCGGGCACGACGGTGACGCTTCGCAAGGCGCTACCACCCGGATCCCGCTGA
- a CDS encoding DUF664 domain-containing protein codes for MDVAQVLLEFLDRIPDAVRAGVGELDAAGLRRAPGDGNPVGWLGWHLTRVLDDHVAEAFDVRQVWVRDGWAPRFGLAAGAMDTGYGHTRAQVEALAPEGAAVVVEYLVATHAQARSVIAKVDAAELERVVDRSYDPPVTLGVRLVSVVEDCLQHAGQMAYVRGLLKSS; via the coding sequence ATGGATGTCGCGCAAGTTCTGCTGGAGTTCCTCGACCGGATCCCCGACGCGGTGCGTGCCGGGGTCGGGGAGCTGGATGCCGCTGGGCTGCGCCGGGCGCCGGGGGACGGCAATCCGGTGGGATGGCTGGGTTGGCACCTGACTCGGGTGCTCGACGACCACGTGGCCGAGGCGTTCGACGTCCGGCAGGTCTGGGTGCGCGACGGCTGGGCGCCGCGGTTCGGGTTGGCCGCGGGTGCGATGGACACCGGTTACGGTCACACCCGGGCGCAGGTCGAGGCGCTGGCGCCGGAGGGTGCGGCGGTCGTCGTCGAGTACCTGGTCGCCACCCACGCCCAAGCGCGGTCCGTCATCGCCAAGGTCGACGCGGCCGAACTGGAGCGCGTCGTGGACCGCTCCTACGATCCGCCGGTCACGTTGGGCGTGCGCCTGGTCAGCGTGGTCGAGGACTGCCTGCAGCACGCCGGACAGATGGCGTACGTGCGGGGCCTGCTCAAGTCCTCCTGA
- a CDS encoding substrate-binding domain-containing protein: MAACVAAGALVLPAACGDDHDAAGPTVAPTAGPSVDPNAVVIGHAGSLNGLVQDKLTAAMAAAGIAIHSEPGASLAAAQKIKDGTPTELYATADANTNKVLMGAANGDKVRWFATFASNSVVVAYSLISPKLADFEKAEAGKTTWYAPLEEKGVRVTRSDPDTDPGGYFTVMVAQLAGLDAKDPGLKNRLLGDDRNPAQVRPGAAGQPKSGAIDASFMYRTQALAAGLPFVELPKQINLSDPSQNKSYARATFTTKSGITYTGAMIAYSIAPVEGAAHSAQALRIIEFLLSDEGQKLTRSLGFLAIPVLIGGDRSAVPPSVAKYAAGDWPG; this comes from the coding sequence TTGGCCGCCTGCGTCGCTGCCGGCGCGCTGGTTCTTCCCGCTGCCTGCGGCGATGACCACGACGCGGCCGGTCCGACCGTGGCCCCGACCGCCGGCCCGAGCGTCGACCCCAACGCGGTCGTCATCGGCCACGCGGGCAGTTTGAACGGGCTGGTGCAGGACAAGCTGACCGCCGCGATGGCCGCTGCGGGGATCGCGATCCACAGTGAGCCGGGCGCCTCGCTGGCAGCGGCCCAGAAGATCAAGGACGGCACGCCTACCGAGCTGTACGCCACCGCGGACGCCAACACCAACAAGGTGCTGATGGGTGCGGCCAACGGCGACAAGGTCCGCTGGTTCGCGACCTTCGCGAGCAACTCCGTCGTTGTCGCCTACAGCCTGATCAGCCCGAAGCTGGCGGACTTCGAGAAGGCCGAAGCGGGCAAGACCACGTGGTATGCGCCGCTGGAGGAGAAGGGCGTCCGGGTCACTCGTAGCGATCCGGATACCGATCCCGGTGGCTACTTCACGGTCATGGTGGCTCAGCTCGCCGGCTTGGACGCCAAGGACCCAGGTCTGAAGAACCGCCTCCTGGGGGACGATCGCAACCCCGCTCAGGTGCGCCCCGGGGCCGCCGGCCAGCCCAAGAGCGGCGCCATCGATGCCTCGTTCATGTACCGCACCCAGGCCCTGGCCGCCGGGTTGCCATTCGTCGAGCTGCCCAAGCAGATCAACCTCAGCGATCCCAGCCAGAACAAGAGCTACGCCCGCGCGACGTTCACAACCAAATCCGGTATCACCTACACCGGCGCCATGATCGCCTACAGCATCGCTCCTGTTGAAGGTGCCGCACACTCCGCGCAGGCCTTGCGCATCATCGAATTCCTGCTCTCCGACGAGGGTCAGAAATTGACTCGATCCCTCGGGTTCTTGGCTATACCGGTGCTGATCGGCGGCGACCGCTCTGCCGTCCCGCCCTCTGTCGCGAAGTACGCGGCCGGGGACTGGCCTGGGTAG
- a CDS encoding STAS domain-containing protein, translated as MTHAAPQRLELSRAPDGTIVLRGEVDMTTAPALRAALVGGPDGHDGALRIDLREVTYLDSAGLSLLYDHARHLHLIAAPNTAVATVLEIGGLVAAATVELLPPGS; from the coding sequence GTGACGCACGCCGCACCGCAACGGCTGGAATTGAGCCGCGCTCCGGACGGGACGATCGTGCTGCGCGGCGAGGTCGACATGACCACGGCGCCGGCCCTGCGCGCGGCGCTCGTCGGCGGCCCGGATGGGCACGACGGCGCCCTGCGGATCGACCTGCGCGAGGTGACGTATCTGGACAGCGCCGGGCTCTCCCTGCTCTACGACCATGCCCGTCACCTGCACCTGATCGCGGCGCCGAACACCGCTGTCGCGACCGTCCTCGAGATCGGCGGCCTGGTCGCGGCGGCCACCGTGGAACTGCTGCCCCCGGGGTCGTGA